The following are encoded together in the Populus trichocarpa isolate Nisqually-1 chromosome 5, P.trichocarpa_v4.1, whole genome shotgun sequence genome:
- the LOC18099183 gene encoding cold shock domain-containing protein 3, with protein MAEEQVAATKEERSTGRVVRFSDKKGFGFIKPDAGDKDLFVHHSAIKSDGGYRTLYEDDVVEFTILLNDDKYQAVDVTAPGGGPIKRRTTFSGGFNRRNSNTNGGGCFNCGNPGHIARECNNNSSKSYNYNNNNNRTGGGGGDFGCYKCGNSGHFARECTKGNNNNGCYSCGGFGHVARDCPGGSGACYNCGGHGHLARDCTSARGSGGGRFGSGNTGGCFNCGKDGHFARDCPE; from the coding sequence ATGGCGGAGGAGCAAGTGGCGGCGACCAAGGAGGAGAGATCGACCGGCAGGGTGGTTCGTTTCAGCGACAAGAAAGGATTTGGATTCATCAAACCTGATGCCGGCGACAAAGATCTCTTCGTTCACCACTCCGCCATCAAATCCGACGGTGGATACCGTACTCTTTACGAAGACGACGTCGTCGAGTTCACCATTCTACTGAACGACGACAAGTACCAAGCGGTTGACGTCACTGCCCCCGGTGGCGGACCTATAAAACGCCGCACTACCTTCTCCGGTGGATTCAACCGCCGCAACAGCAATACCAATGGTGGTGGCTGCTTCAATTGTGGGAATCCTGGCCACATAGCTAGGGAGTGCAACAATAACAGTAGTAAGAGttacaattacaataataataacaatcgcaccggcggcggcggcggcgatTTTGGTTGCTACAAGTGTGGGAACAGTGGGCATTTTGCGAGGGAGTGTACGAAGgggaataataataatgggtGTTACAGTTGTGGAGGGTTTGGACATGTTGCGAGGGACTGCCCGGGCGGGAGTGGAGCTTGTTATAACTGCGGTGGGCATGGACATTTGGCTAGGGATTGCACCAGTGCGAGAGGAAGTGGTGGAGGAAGGTTTGGTAGTGGTAATACCGGCGGGTGTTTTAATTGTGGGAAGGATGGGCATTTTGCTAGGGATTGTCCTGAATGA